The genomic stretch ACGGCGCCGAACGACAGGCCGCGCACCAGTTGTTTCTGGCTGATCCAGCCGAAGATCAGGATCGGCGCGCAGGCAAGCGTCGAGACGGCCGACAACTTGGCCCAGAACAATCCTTCGGGGCTTGAGTAGGAGGCGATCAGCGCGGTCAGCGGCGCGGCTTTGGACGAGGTCAGGTTCAGCGACCAGAACGCTTCGTTCCAGCACAGGATCAGCGATAGCAGCACGGTCGAGGCCAGCCCGCCCTTGGCGATCGGCAGCAGCACCCGGAGCATTTCCTGCATCAGCGTGGCGCCGTCGAGGCGGGCGGCTTCGAGGATGTCTTTGGGGATGTCCTTGAAGTAGGTGTAAATCATCCAGACCACGATCGGCAGGTTGATCAGCGTGTAGATCACAATCAGCGCAATACGCGTGTCGAGCAGGCCGAAACTCTTGGCCAGCAGGTAGATCGGCATCAGCACGCCTACCGGCGGCAGCATCTTGGTGGAGAGCATCCACAGCAGCGTGCCCTTGGTGCGCTGGGTTTCGTAGAACGCCATCGAGTAGGCCGCCGGCACCGCGATCAGCAGGCAAAGAGCCGTGGCGCTGAAGGAGATCACCACCGAGTTCCAGGCAAAGCTGAAGTAATCACTGCGCTCGTTGATGTGCAGGTAGTTCTCCAGCGTCGGCGTGAAGATGAACTGGGGCGGCGTGGCGAAAGCGTCGATTTCGGTCTTGAAACTGGTCAGCACCATCCAGAAGATCGGGAAGAAAATGATGATCGCGATGGCCCAGGCCAGCGTGCCGAGCAGCAGGCTTTGCAGCCGGCGGGATTGTTGAAGAGTCATGGCAGGCCTCAGGCTTTGTC from Pseudomonas allokribbensis encodes the following:
- a CDS encoding carbohydrate ABC transporter permease, yielding MTLQQSRRLQSLLLGTLAWAIAIIIFFPIFWMVLTSFKTEIDAFATPPQFIFTPTLENYLHINERSDYFSFAWNSVVISFSATALCLLIAVPAAYSMAFYETQRTKGTLLWMLSTKMLPPVGVLMPIYLLAKSFGLLDTRIALIVIYTLINLPIVVWMIYTYFKDIPKDILEAARLDGATLMQEMLRVLLPIAKGGLASTVLLSLILCWNEAFWSLNLTSSKAAPLTALIASYSSPEGLFWAKLSAVSTLACAPILIFGWISQKQLVRGLSFGAVK